The genomic stretch ACCGCCATCAAGAACGAAAAGGAAACCAGGGACCGCGCGTTGTACTGGCTCGACCGGGTAAAGATCGATTCTCCGCGGCTCAGGTTCGACAACCATCCCTACGGCCTCTCGGGCGGCATGTGCCAGCGCGCCATGATCGCCATGGCGCTCGCCTGCGAGCCGTCGCTCCTGATCGCTGATGAACCCACGACAGGACTGGACGCCACAATCCAGTCGAAGATCGTGGACCTCCTTGCCGAGCTCAGGTCCGAGCTGGGCATCACGACCATGCTCATCAGCCATGACATCGGCATCATCTCGCGGCTGTCTGACAGCATCGTGGTGATGTACGGGGGCACCGTGTTCGAGTACGGTCCGGCAAAGGAGATCCTGTCCGAAGGGTTCACCTCGAAGCATCCCTACACGAGCGCGCTGCTCGCATCCATTCCCAGCGACCGGAACATCAAAGAGAAGGCGTATTTGCAGGCGATCGAGGGAGACGTGCTGGATACGATCAATATTCCGGCGGGGTGCAGGTTCTACGGTCGGTGCGGCCGCACGACGGACAAGATCCGTGAAAAGTGCCAAAGGCAGGAACCTGATTTGCGGGATGTCGGGCCCGGGCACAAAGTACGGTGCTGGTTGTATTTTGATTAAGAAAAAGAATTTATTCACCACAGATGAACGCCCCCTGCTCTTG from Nitrospirota bacterium encodes the following:
- a CDS encoding ABC transporter ATP-binding protein — encoded protein: MTGQVTTAPLLQIGDLRTYFYSRSKQAFIRSVDGVSLEIARGETLGIVGESGSGKSVTALSVMGLISGGPGVISGKIGFKTDRVQKNLLQDLSDYVTLTKKDGKIMYVRKDVAAWDRSSERVMSNIRGKEIAMIFQNPKSSLNPFTPVGKQITEAIRLHTAIKNEKETRDRALYWLDRVKIDSPRLRFDNHPYGLSGGMCQRAMIAMALACEPSLLIADEPTTGLDATIQSKIVDLLAELRSELGITTMLISHDIGIISRLSDSIVVMYGGTVFEYGPAKEILSEGFTSKHPYTSALLASIPSDRNIKEKAYLQAIEGDVLDTINIPAGCRFYGRCGRTTDKIREKCQRQEPDLRDVGPGHKVRCWLYFD